One part of the Segnochrobactrum spirostomi genome encodes these proteins:
- a CDS encoding FdhF/YdeP family oxidoreductase, which produces MAETPPKGVAPYGGPAGGWGALHAVANAVRKEMGTSANTRALLEMNQPSGFDCPGCAWPDPKHTSSFEFCENGAKAVTWEATWKRVTPDFFAAHTVSELWTWSDYRLEDAGRLTEPLRYDAATDRFVPVGWDEALSAIATRLKALDHPDQAEFYTSGRASNEAAFLYQLVARAFGTNNFPDCSNMCHEPTSVGLPQSIGVGKGTVTLEDFDHADAVFCIGHNPGTNHPRMLTTLREVSLRGRPIVVLNPLRERGLERFAAPQSPETMLTLSSTPLASAYHQVKVGGDVAVLKGIMKALIQADADAVAAGGAALLDHAFIAEHTIGFEGLVADLATISWDDIEARSGLPQHAIEEMARTYWTAERVIICYGMGITQHRHGTENVRQIANLLMLRGNIGKPGAGICPLRGHSNVQGDRTVGITEIPAEAFLARLDKAFGISAPRKHGHNAVHALTAMAEGTARTFIGLGGNFALAMPDPEVAFKAFRGLDLNVQIITKLNRTALLTAQHSYILPCLGRTERDFQNGVLQAVTVEDSMSMVHASRGGLKPASEDLRSEVAIIAGLGRALLPDSAIDWEGMTADYDRIRDKIEEVFPDFYDFNARIRTPGGFRLRVDASDRKWDTPDGKAHFLVSSGIGEDDGRDDDTFICTTLRSHDQYNTTIYGLNDRYRGITGRRDVVFVNAEDLAALGLKEGSKVDLVTPTNRVLAGVTAVAYPIARGAVGAYYPEANVLVGVDEYDHLSGTPAYKSIPVKVRRHADAAA; this is translated from the coding sequence ATGGCCGAAACACCTCCCAAGGGCGTCGCCCCCTATGGCGGACCGGCCGGCGGCTGGGGCGCGCTCCATGCCGTCGCCAACGCGGTGCGCAAGGAGATGGGCACGAGCGCCAACACGCGCGCCCTGCTGGAGATGAACCAGCCGAGCGGCTTCGATTGTCCCGGCTGCGCCTGGCCGGACCCGAAGCACACGTCCTCCTTCGAATTCTGCGAGAACGGCGCCAAGGCGGTGACGTGGGAGGCAACCTGGAAGCGGGTGACGCCGGACTTCTTCGCCGCGCACACCGTCTCCGAACTGTGGACATGGTCCGATTATCGGCTGGAGGATGCCGGCCGCTTGACCGAGCCGCTGCGCTACGACGCGGCGACCGACCGGTTCGTTCCGGTCGGCTGGGACGAGGCGCTGAGCGCGATCGCCACGCGGCTCAAGGCCCTCGACCATCCCGATCAGGCCGAGTTCTACACCTCCGGCCGCGCCTCGAACGAGGCGGCCTTCCTGTACCAGCTCGTGGCGCGGGCCTTCGGCACCAACAACTTCCCCGATTGCTCCAACATGTGCCACGAGCCGACCAGCGTCGGCCTGCCGCAATCGATCGGCGTCGGCAAAGGCACGGTGACGCTCGAGGATTTCGACCACGCCGACGCCGTCTTCTGCATCGGCCACAATCCGGGCACCAACCACCCGCGCATGCTGACGACGCTGCGCGAGGTGTCGCTGCGCGGCCGGCCGATCGTCGTGCTCAATCCTCTGCGCGAGCGGGGACTGGAGCGCTTCGCGGCACCGCAGAGCCCGGAGACGATGCTCACGCTGTCGTCGACCCCCCTCGCCTCGGCCTATCATCAGGTGAAGGTCGGCGGCGACGTGGCGGTCCTCAAGGGCATCATGAAGGCGCTGATCCAGGCCGATGCGGATGCCGTGGCGGCCGGCGGCGCCGCGTTGCTCGACCACGCTTTCATCGCCGAGCACACCATCGGCTTCGAGGGGCTCGTCGCCGATCTCGCGACGATTTCATGGGATGATATCGAGGCGCGCTCGGGCCTGCCGCAGCACGCCATCGAGGAGATGGCGCGGACCTATTGGACGGCGGAGCGCGTCATCATCTGCTACGGCATGGGCATCACCCAACACCGGCACGGCACCGAGAACGTTCGCCAGATCGCCAACCTCTTGATGCTGCGCGGCAATATCGGCAAGCCGGGCGCCGGCATCTGCCCGCTGCGCGGCCACAGCAACGTCCAGGGCGACCGGACCGTCGGGATCACCGAGATCCCGGCCGAGGCCTTCCTCGCCCGGCTCGACAAGGCCTTCGGCATCTCGGCACCGCGCAAGCACGGACACAACGCCGTTCACGCGCTGACGGCGATGGCCGAGGGAACCGCGCGGACCTTCATCGGCCTCGGCGGCAATTTCGCGCTCGCCATGCCGGACCCGGAGGTGGCGTTCAAGGCGTTCCGCGGGCTCGATCTCAATGTCCAGATCATCACCAAGCTCAATCGCACGGCGCTGCTCACCGCGCAGCACAGCTATATCCTGCCCTGCCTCGGCCGCACCGAGCGCGATTTCCAGAACGGCGTCCTGCAAGCGGTGACGGTGGAAGACTCGATGTCGATGGTCCACGCCTCGCGCGGCGGGCTCAAGCCGGCGTCGGAGGATCTGCGCTCGGAGGTCGCCATCATCGCCGGGCTCGGCCGCGCTCTGCTTCCCGACAGCGCCATCGATTGGGAGGGCATGACGGCCGACTACGACAGGATCCGCGACAAGATCGAGGAAGTCTTCCCGGACTTCTACGATTTCAACGCCCGCATCCGCACACCGGGGGGCTTCCGGCTCCGGGTCGACGCGTCCGACCGCAAATGGGATACGCCCGACGGAAAGGCGCATTTCCTCGTCTCCTCCGGGATCGGGGAGGACGACGGCCGCGACGACGACACCTTCATCTGCACCACCCTGCGCAGCCACGACCAATACAACACCACGATCTACGGCCTGAACGACCGCTATCGTGGGATCACCGGCCGGCGCGACGTCGTGTTCGTCAATGCGGAGGATCTGGCGGCGCTCGGGCTCAAGGAGGGCAGCAAGGTGGATCTGGTGACACCGACGAACCGGGTCCTCGCCGGCGTCACCGCGGTCGCCTATCCGATCGCCCGGGGCGCGGTCGGCGCCTATTATCCGGAAGCGAACGTGCTGGTCGGCGTCGACGAATACGACCACCTCTCGGGCACGCCCGCCTACAAGTCGATCCCGGTGAAGGTGCGCCGTCACGCGGATGCCGCCGCGTGA
- a CDS encoding (R)-mandelonitrile lyase, translating into MKITRSGAQPSGRGPADWFTGTVRIDPLFSPPEPARVAGALVTFEPGARTAWHTHPLGQTLIVTAGLGWAQREGGPVEEIRPGDVVWFQPGEKHWHGATRTTAMSHIAIQEKLNGSPVDWLEPVSDAEYGA; encoded by the coding sequence ATGAAGATCACCCGCAGCGGCGCGCAGCCGTCAGGACGCGGACCGGCCGACTGGTTCACCGGCACGGTGCGGATCGATCCCCTGTTCAGCCCGCCCGAGCCGGCTCGCGTCGCCGGCGCCCTCGTCACCTTCGAGCCCGGCGCGCGTACGGCCTGGCACACCCATCCGCTCGGCCAGACGCTGATCGTCACCGCCGGGCTCGGCTGGGCGCAGCGCGAGGGCGGGCCGGTCGAGGAGATCCGGCCCGGCGACGTCGTTTGGTTCCAGCCGGGCGAGAAACATTGGCACGGCGCGACCCGGACGACCGCGATGAGCCACATCGCCATCCAGGAAAAGCTGAACGGCTCGCCCGTCGATTGGCTGGAGCCCGTCAGCGACGCCGAATACGGCGCGTGA
- a CDS encoding bestrophin-like domain: MLYFHAAFMIIAAFFVPAAISYAISPRSEHAGRKRFHEIGIAVFLQIGVIYAVMVAFVFTNVWDEFNKAGNSVHREALDLQNMADRAAYLPPEAANAVRAAIARYAESELNFEWPSMARREASPETVAAFTQLFAAVAAIPSGDSLTYVTKNNLLSLVSDVRDMRALRLYQLSTDVPPWLWMLLIGSAVLLVLFVMVSAVGHRLVQSVLVGVFSAFLATILVTIHLLDFPFEGSIRINPQAIVYSIEHLNDIPITLHKP; encoded by the coding sequence ATGCTCTATTTTCACGCGGCCTTCATGATCATCGCGGCCTTCTTCGTGCCGGCCGCCATCAGCTATGCGATCTCGCCACGCAGCGAGCACGCGGGCCGCAAGCGCTTTCATGAAATCGGGATCGCCGTCTTCCTTCAGATCGGCGTCATCTATGCGGTGATGGTGGCGTTCGTCTTCACCAATGTCTGGGACGAGTTCAACAAGGCCGGCAACTCGGTGCACCGGGAGGCGCTCGACCTCCAGAACATGGCCGACCGCGCGGCTTATCTGCCGCCCGAGGCGGCGAATGCGGTGCGCGCCGCGATCGCCCGCTACGCCGAAAGCGAGCTCAACTTCGAATGGCCCTCGATGGCGCGGCGCGAGGCGAGCCCCGAGACGGTCGCCGCCTTCACCCAATTGTTCGCCGCCGTCGCCGCGATTCCGAGCGGCGACAGCCTCACGTACGTGACAAAGAACAACCTCCTCTCGCTGGTGTCCGACGTGCGGGACATGCGCGCGCTCAGGCTTTACCAATTGAGCACCGACGTGCCGCCGTGGCTATGGATGCTCCTGATCGGGTCGGCCGTTCTGCTCGTCCTGTTCGTCATGGTGAGCGCGGTCGGCCACCGTCTGGTCCAGTCGGTCCTCGTCGGGGTCTTTTCCGCCTTTCTCGCCACCATCCTGGTGACGATCCATCTCCTCGACTTCCCGTTCGAGGGCAGTATCCGCATCAATCCGCAGGCGATCGTCTATTCGATCGAGCACCTCAACGACATCCCGATCACGTTGCACAAGCCCTGA
- a CDS encoding DUF3313 family protein — protein sequence MLIRSAGPTRGRDLTPGAEKSRGGKTLAVALIVVCAGLSGCASTPLAPSDDLAGEQGLVQKNGLRAKMLVRVDKKAVEGAKTVRIEPVTIATNASKKPLNDKDRRLLENAIGRRICDGLAQGYQVVTATSPADLTVDAEITYVGTTEGAAAAASKAVSIATSALTPVPLVPRLPIGLGGLEVQAAARDPAGKRVAVLVWSRGADMFTTGGRMSDVGDAYALSDDFGSDFTKMVTTGTDPVSAGVKLPTLIGHKSSPVCDQYGQRNDIANFVGDQLGLPPDWTDQGGNAGAGTTSSPAPAATTAAAPSAAAKSHG from the coding sequence ATGCTCATTCGTTCCGCAGGCCCGACCCGCGGCCGGGACCTCACGCCGGGCGCGGAGAAATCTCGGGGCGGGAAGACCCTCGCCGTGGCGCTGATCGTCGTCTGCGCGGGGCTCAGCGGATGCGCCAGCACGCCGCTCGCGCCGAGCGACGATCTCGCGGGCGAACAGGGGCTGGTCCAGAAGAACGGATTGCGCGCCAAGATGCTGGTGCGCGTCGACAAGAAGGCGGTCGAGGGGGCGAAGACGGTGCGCATCGAGCCCGTCACCATCGCCACGAACGCCAGCAAGAAGCCGTTGAACGACAAGGACAGGCGCCTCCTCGAGAACGCCATCGGCCGGCGCATCTGCGACGGCCTCGCCCAAGGCTATCAGGTGGTGACGGCGACGAGCCCGGCCGATCTCACCGTCGACGCCGAGATCACCTATGTCGGCACGACCGAAGGCGCCGCGGCGGCGGCCTCCAAGGCGGTGTCGATCGCGACCTCGGCGTTGACGCCGGTGCCGCTGGTGCCGCGGCTCCCGATCGGCCTCGGCGGCCTCGAGGTGCAGGCGGCAGCGCGCGATCCCGCGGGCAAGCGCGTCGCCGTCCTCGTCTGGTCGCGGGGTGCCGACATGTTCACGACCGGCGGACGCATGTCGGACGTCGGTGACGCCTATGCGCTGTCCGACGATTTCGGCAGCGACTTCACGAAGATGGTGACGACCGGCACCGATCCGGTGTCGGCCGGCGTGAAGCTGCCGACCCTCATCGGCCACAAGTCGTCGCCGGTCTGCGACCAATATGGCCAGCGCAACGACATCGCGAACTTCGTCGGCGATCAGTTGGGCCTGCCCCCGGACTGGACCGACCAAGGCGGCAATGCCGGGGCCGGCACCACGTCTTCGCCGGCCCCGGCCGCAACGACCGCAGCGGCCCCGAGTGCGGCGGCGAAGTCCCACGGGTGA
- a CDS encoding TetR/AcrR family transcriptional regulator, whose translation MRERILRETARIVASDGYAALSMRRLAEGLGLTAGALYRYFPTKQHVLNASWSAALDELNLRFTEADRPGREPIPVLRDICLAYARFALADRDRFRLMFLENDLGNMDEFGQRSETFANYRQVVALVQAALDAGAITAPSAVAATHVLWGSVHGVLTLMIAVKELDFGDAEQLCAFAFETALRGLGGTSLSDAVPEAG comes from the coding sequence ATGCGCGAGCGGATTCTGCGCGAGACCGCGAGGATCGTTGCATCGGACGGGTATGCGGCCTTGTCGATGCGCCGCCTCGCGGAGGGACTCGGCCTGACCGCCGGGGCGCTCTATCGGTATTTCCCGACGAAGCAACACGTGCTCAACGCCTCTTGGTCCGCCGCACTCGACGAGTTGAACCTGCGGTTCACCGAGGCGGACCGGCCAGGCCGGGAGCCGATCCCGGTCCTCCGCGACATTTGCCTCGCCTACGCCCGCTTCGCTCTCGCCGATCGCGATCGCTTCCGGCTGATGTTCCTCGAGAACGATTTGGGGAACATGGACGAGTTCGGCCAGCGGAGCGAGACCTTCGCGAACTACCGGCAGGTGGTCGCCTTGGTTCAGGCCGCGCTGGACGCCGGCGCGATCACGGCGCCATCCGCGGTCGCGGCCACCCATGTGCTGTGGGGATCCGTGCACGGCGTGCTGACCCTCATGATCGCCGTCAAGGAACTCGATTTCGGCGACGCCGAACAGCTTTGCGCCTTCGCCTTCGAGACCGCGCTGCGCGGGCTCGGCGGCACGTCTCTCTCTGACGCAGTACCCGAAGCCGGCTGA